AACCTGATGTGCTCTGCAGTAACAAGCCTGCTCATCGGACCTTTGCTTTCCAGTCCTATATCTGCCAGAAGATGTTCTCTAATTTCCAGCACAAAAGTTACAATCTTGCTGCCAAGGAAGACCGGTCGATGTGGGGCTGTTGCAAGTATTTTGATGAATTCACTAAGCTGAGATATGTTGAACAGATTCAAAAGCTGAGCCAGCACTCAGCGATCATGATTTTTTTCAGGGTGAAGTATTTGGCACTGGTCCATCCGAGGATGGGATTGTGCTTCTTTCTCAATCTCGATCACAGGGCCATGGTGAGCTCCAGGACTTCCCAAGCTCAGCATTCTTTTCTGCGTTCACAGAGATGGCGAGGCGAATGTGGCTCCTCCACTGCTTGTTCTTCTAGTTTGAACGGGAGTCAGACCAGTTGATCTTCCAGGTGCAGCGGGGGAGACGATTTTCCGAGGTCTACATGGAGAGCGTTGTGGAGGATAACAACAATGATTTGGGAACCACCAGACTCATTCAGGCCTTGGTTGGTTTCACAGTCGTATCTGGGTTCAGATGCAAGGTCTACCTCTCCTCAGCAGCTTCAAATAACAATCAATAGTCATGTTGCGATCAGCTAGCCATCCGTTGGTGCACCAGAGAGCTGTGATATCTATCAGGTGAGAGTGCAATGTGAGAGTAATGagatgaaaaagaagaaaagttctTGATCAATGCCTGTGAATAGAGTATAATAGTAGCTTAGCATGGTCTCTTTGTTCTTTGGCCAAGTAACTGTTGAGCTTATGTATTTGATATTTGTAATGACAGATTAGATGTCGATCAATGGTGCATAGAGTATCCAATGTTGATTTCTGATGGTAGATTAGTGGAGGTTGGTGTAAGAGGAGAGGAGGTATGTTAGATTTGAATTAGATGTGAGGCCATTCATGCACCAGTCTGCTTTAGGTTGCATGGTTTCCCTTCAGGAACCATTTCTTTTGGTGCTCTCTCAGCTGCTGGTGGCTCAGTGGCCACTGGTAGCCTACTGCCGGTTTATGGACAATAGTAAGATGGTCTCTTTGTGATCTAAGAGATCAGAAAGTAATCTCTTTATGTTGGGAATGAAAGGTTGAGTATACATTTTATGCTTTTTGTTTTGTAGTGCATCAATGATGATTCCTACAACTGTAAAGCATAGTTATCAAAATCAAATTGACCTTTGATTGGATTAAACTTAGGTTTATTAGATCACTAGTCAGACCTTTATTAGATCCTTTGTAGCATTCATCTGATCTGTTAGATTGATTCTTGTTAGATTCTTGTGTTGGATTGATTCTTGTTCACCAAGATAGAAGCCTATCTTAAACATATACTCGATCTTAAATTTAGTTGTTTGTTGTGTTAGGGGGATTGGTTGGCAAAGTTGGTGTGATGTCAAAAGGATATTAGGTTTAagattagagatccaattggagcTGTGTAGGACCAATTTGACCCATTAATTATGCATAGATTGGGTCAAGTCAGTTCGGATTTCTGGTTTGGTTCACCTCTTTACCCATCACATCGTATCATAGGCCGTATCATCGAGTGCTCTCCCCAAATACCCTTTCGATTTCAGACTGCCACCCTAGATTGCCCAGCCGTGTCATGAGCTTTGCCCTGCAATACAAGCCTAGGAAGAGTTGTTGGAGGTGCTCAATTCTAGGATTTCTGATGTCACCAGTCGAAGTGCGGTGGACATACTCCTCTTCGTCCTCTTCGTCCCCCAAGGTAGTGCCTTTCATCGATTGCGTCTGTCTTCTTTAAATCATCCATCACTTCCAAGTCTTGGCTTTATTTGATGATGGGGGAATCTGTGAGGGTTTTTATTGACGCAGATCGTATTCTTTTGTTGTGGCTTCTTTTCTTATTCTTAATGATTTCTTTCCTTTGGCATGATGGGTTTGAGTTTGGGAACCCCAAAGTTCAACTTTGGGAAGATATTGGGTGGTGAAACTGTAATTTAGTTGGATTTCAGCTGCAATTTATACTGTCTCATCAAAATTGAAGTTTCAATGTACAAGTTGTTCTGGTTAATACTTACCAAATTTCATCTTTTTTTGCTTCTGTTTATCAACCTGTTAGTTACTTTGAAGTTGAAGCATAACAAATTGTTAGTAACTTTATAAGTTAGAGCGTGCAGTTTAGAGTAATGGATTGCtgcaaattatttaattaattgtaTTGATTACACTGTATCCCAGTTTCCTTTATGGAATTCTATCAGCAGCTTTGCTGTAATTTTAGATCAGTGTTCATGTTAATGCCAAAGGCAGTCTCTTTCCTTTTCTGCCTTCCCTTTTCTCCAATCTCCAAATAGGACTTTTCTATGGCACATCAGGTCAGTTGCATACACATGGAAAGAGTTTGAATTCCTATCCATACAAGAGAGGGAAACCTACAGATAATTGATATAAGACCAAGAATGTTATGAAATTTactaattgaatttttttttatcagcgCATGGTATCTTTATGGTTTCAGCATCAGGCTCTAAATAACTTGGCTTTGTAGAAAGTGACTTTGTTTGCTGATAGTTTTGGCTATGAACTTGCTTACTATTGTCTTATCCTTGAGCAAGAATGAGCCAGCTGCCAGTGGTTCAATGTTAGAGGTTATTTCCCTTTGGGACTTATCATATTACAATCTGATTTTTATACTTGTATGAGATATAGTTAAAATTATGTATCATGCATACTATTTTTTGCAAAATAGTAGCGAATCACTTCAGTAGAAACTAACATCATGCTACAAATCATTGCTAGGTGGGGTTGATGAGACCACTGGAGAAGTTGATCCCTGATGCTATTTCGGATCAAGCAAAAGGTCTGGTAATACTGACTGCTGTAAATGTCCGAATAATGGCTATATAGTTGGGACCTGTAGAGAGGATGGTTCCTGGTTTCCACCATCTGCCATCTCTCTTCATTTGGTTTTGGATGGGAGACCCAGGTCAGTTCATTTCTTtccctatgtatgttttaatttttaacaaattattaatttgaaaagaCTCTTGAGATCATGAGATGAATGAGCGAAATGAGTATTTGAGTTTTTCTCCCCTTGGATGGAGGCAAGCTAACTGATTATATATTGTCCCGAGAAACAAATAGGTTATCAGAACTTTTAGTGGAAATGTGCATTATTTATCAGTTGGTTCAGGATTGAGTGCAGCTGCTGGCACTGTTTGATGTGTGACTGTGGCTGATATATGTGCAGATGATGGTGCCTATAGCTGTAGCTAAGGTATGGGTTGTCCTAACATCGACCTGCTTCTGCGAATTAAGACAGTACGATCATTGTTGTCTAGTCATTATATTTTCAGATTAGTTGCTGATATAGGTCGAATCAAATTGAGGATTCTTCTTCATTGAACTTGGATTGGCTTCCAAACACCTTGGTGCTTGTTGATAGGACAGGGTGGTACTACAAGAGTGTGCACCCCTCTATATGAATTAGCTCTAAATATTAATGTTGCTTGGActgcaattttataatatttattgacttattttttacagtgcatatatatattttttcctaagTCTTTTTTTTTAGAGATTTCAGATTAACAAGAACTGCTTCTTACTGTATGTTTATcatgaattttcaaaaaaaaatctgtttTTTCATTTCCTTTGCGTTGCTGTATGGTTCCATGACTCCTGAAATTAGCAAATTCTTGAGTTGGTCTCCCTGCATTCCCATTCCATGCACTTTGAAGAAGTAAAAAATGGAAGGAAATGCCATGCGCTGAAAAGCAAAATAATTTATGCCGATTTCTGATTGGAATTTTCTAGTTGGTGATGATGCCATGTTTAATACTCAACACTACATTGTTGCTCTGGTTGTTCTCCATCGAAAACCTCCGAACCGTCTATTCTTTGTAACATGGCATTTGGGTTTCCTCTACTGCAGGTGCATTTGTGGATTGTTCAACATCACGAAACTCCTGCTTCTCCAGTGCTCCTGCCAAGGCATCAGACATCCGAGGCCTCCTGCAGCCGTTCTCTATATTTGCTCTTGCTGATCTAGTCCTTAAGATAGAAAGTCAACATGATACAGATTTGAACCAAGAAACATTCCTTAGCTGCAAATTTAGTCTCTTAAAGTGATCCTTGTTGTTCTGCATTGCATATTGATCCCTAATCTTTGGTTTTTATGTACAGAGAGTGGCAATTAAATGTTTGAACAGATTAAACTTCACTTTATAAGTGGATTACTTTAATTATCAGTTCTGGTATTCCACAAGTGTACATATTGGAAACATGGAAGTGCTGCTTGTGCCAAAGACTCTTGCTTCTGTCAGAATCTATATGTGGTTATGAGAGATAATACTGCGATTGCTTGGATGTATGCCTTGAAACGCTAATACAGCTTTtctagtgtatatatatatatatatatatatatatatatatatatatatattgctctcAGCATCGGTCATCTCTTATGAACCTTCTTCCGCCGGTGCCGGCCTCCCTTTGGCAGTTGTAGTAGGTGGCGGCCACAGGCACCAAGTAATGCTCCATGACGAACCTTTTTGTGCTAAAGTGGTGGCGCAACTCCGGCGTGAACACCGTCTCCCTTCCCATCTGGCGGAGCAGCACGAACACCACCCGGTGGATCCCTGCTGCCGGCCGGGGGCACTCGTAGCACACGATCTCCCTTCCTGTGTCACCAACATCACAGTTAATTGAGGGAGATTAAGCACAAGGATACATATAGAGGAATCTGAGGAACGATGTCATGTTGGCGTGCACATGCACCACACGATCCATGGGATGGTCGTGTGGTGTGGCAATGGCATCTCAAATCCTTCCCCTACTCGAGGTTGAAACCCTTCCATGTGCGATCGTAGCAGAAAGAAGCGACTCGAGCCTTTTGGGAACTGTTCACCATCGTACGTCACTCACCGAAGCTTGCGTTTGTGGTCGCTGGGATGTCCGTCACCAACCTACAAAAGCCATCAGTTAAAGATCCGTCAGCTCTATACCAGCCACATGCCTTTCTTTCTCCGACctcccacagagagagagagagagagagttgaccaGTGGAGGTACTCCCGGAGCGTCGGGTTGCTCGGGTTGGGGGCGTCGGGATCCACCATCACCTGCCAAAAACAAGAGCGCTAAGGGACTCACCTAACGTGTTCGAGGCGGAACCGGGGTGCAATctgtgagaagaagaagaactcaCGAGCGTGTAGAAGATGCGCAGGTCGTCTCCTCCAACCTGAACAAGAGGCTTGTCGACCACAGCAGACGGCTTGAACTCGCTGCCATTGATGACCAGCCTGTTCTTGTACATGACACCGAGCGACACCGATCGAGCGAACGGGTCCAACACATCGCCCACGACATGGCCCAGGATTAGCGGATCCCTCGACATTCTGTGACCGAAGCTTCTTTCCAGACGAAGGTCGATGAGAACACAGTGTTCAGGCGGTCTTTTATAGGAGCTCCGCTCCATGTCAGGCCAACGCGGAGTATCGAGCAGGACGATAAGAGCGCACAGAAAGCAGGAGACACATTTCACCGCCGCGATAATCGTTGAGGAATCTGCTTTTGTGACCGGAGACTCTCATGCAATTATCGGGTGTACGAAAGGAGAGTGGGCCTTAAGTGGACGGGGTGGGTGGGTGGGCTAAGAATGTTATCTTTCTGCATGCACCTCCACCTTTTGTCGTCATCTGATCATTCACGAAGACAGAACAACAGCATCGATCGTGCATGCAAGAAGCAGCACCGCACCAGATGCATCGCAGACTCCATGATGCATTCACGCAGCGAAGGCGAAAAGGGCACAAAGATTCAAGCTGCCCTTTCCGCACACCTTTACCCCATCCCTTGTAAAGCCGGATGATGAGCATACTCGCGATCTTGACGAAACTAACAAGCCCGCTAATCGACCTATATCATCCGACATTCGGAGAGAGAACACATGGAATAGTTGCAGGTCTCATTTGGTTCGAGTTGTAGCAAATATTCGGTCTCGATCTTGATGGCAGGTGGCAGATAACAAGAGAAAGAAACGCGAGTCGTCCCTTCAGAGGTGTCTCAAGAAAAGGAGAGGATGGCTCTGAGAGGATGATGAAGAATTTGCATCTACGGAAGGGATAGAAAGCCAGCGTCCTTCAAGACAAATGCAGATTCCAAGGTTCCATTCTTATTCGGATGTCGTCTTTGTTCGCCaaggaagcatatgggatgttccaCATCATTGTCTACCTGAGCTGCCTGAAGCTCTCAATTTCCTTCGAATCATACACGACGAACTCAAACATCATGTTATAATGACATCATCAGCTCCGTAAGCTCAAaggaagacagagagagagagagagagagagagatcattttGTTCTTACATGTCTGTAGAAACGTTGAAAGGCTCCCCCTTTTGTCCATAGAACGTCTTCTCGTCTGTGTTGCTTATTCGATCGTCATACCACTACTTTACTTTTTGTCTTAAGAAAATTGATTGACTTGTGATTGAAAGGTGTCGATTATAGTACTACACATTGAGAATTAAATCCTCGTTATAATTGTTCGAGCTTCACAAAAGTCATAAATCGATATATTACGTTATGTTCGTCACTCATGATAAACTAGGAATATTTTTCTTTGGATCCGATAAGCTTATCGGATTCGACTTTTGGCGTGCGTTGATAGGACCCAAAAGTTTCGATTACGGGACCCGTTTTTTGATCCGACTCGATGACGCCGTGTTCTTATCAACCACTACTCGATCGCAACAGAGCATCGCGACCGTCCGTTGCGTCGATAAAAGACGAGCGCGTTTGAACCTCGACCGCTTGTTCCTCGCTTCCACCCCTCGACAGCTCATGTCGAGAGAGCGACGCCGTGCCTCCGACGCGATTCTGCTCCTTCCCCTCCCGTTTCGATGGATGGatggatcgatcgatcgatcttgGGGTCCAGTTGCTCCAATCTTTGAATACGGAGAGGTGCGGCCCTAACTCCAGCATTACTCGATTTTTCCCCTTGTTTATTCAAAATTAGATGAAACTAGCACATTTTTAGAGTCCAGAGGAAATGGGTTTTCCCTAATCTGCGGAAAGAAGATCCCTTTCTTTGGGTGGAAATCCTTGTCCCTTTTGTGT
This Musa acuminata AAA Group cultivar baxijiao chromosome BXJ1-2, Cavendish_Baxijiao_AAA, whole genome shotgun sequence DNA region includes the following protein-coding sequences:
- the LOC135609536 gene encoding protein FLOWERING LOCUS T-like → MERSSYKRPPEHCVLIDLRLERSFGHRMSRDPLILGHVVGDVLDPFARSVSLGVMYKNRLVINGSEFKPSAVVDKPLVQVGGDDLRIFYTLVMVDPDAPNPSNPTLREYLHWLVTDIPATTNASFGREIVCYECPRPAAGIHRVVFVLLRQMGRETVFTPELRHHFSTKRFVMEHYLVPVAATYYNCQREAGTGGRRFIRDDRC